Proteins from a genomic interval of Cottoperca gobio chromosome 8, fCotGob3.1, whole genome shotgun sequence:
- the LOC115012856 gene encoding interferon-induced protein 44-like isoform X2, which produces MGGASFSQPWRSMPWTNEENLNFIKSYKPQNNDVENLRILLHGPVGAGKSSFINSVESVLLGRVTGRVMTDTISGCSFTKKYKAFKIHKDPESFYPFIFNDTMGFEQRNGVNVEDIKLALMGHVTEGYKPIPGVQLKESDQEYNSCPSLDDKVHALVCVMPADLVSLISDEVVKKMRDVRLAASDMGIPQLAILTKVDEACPEVKNNIKNVYESIYLKEQVDKFSLMLGIPQNCIFLVKNYESELQTNEDINGPILIALRQMIVYGEDFINNL; this is translated from the exons ATGGGAGGAG CATCATTTAGTCAGCCATGGAGGTCTATGCCATG gACCAACGAGGAGAatctcaattttattaaatcttaCAAACCTCAAAACAATGATGTCGAAAATCTCAGAATTCTGCTTCATGGACCAGTCGGTGCTGGCAAGTCCAGTTTCATCAACTctgttgaaagtgttttactCGGCAGAGTTACCGGTCGAGTTATGACGGATACAATCTCTGGTTGCAGCTTTACCAAAAAG TACAAAGCTTTTAAAATCCACAAAGACCCCGAGAGCTTTTACCCTTTCATTTTCAATGACACCATGGGCTTTGAGCAAAGGAATGGAGTGAATGTGGAAGACATCAAACTGGCCCTGATGGGACATGTGACAGAAGGTTACAAG ccCATTCCTGGAGTCCAGTTGAAGGAAAGTGATCAAGAATACAACTCATGTCCCTCTCTGGACGACAAGGTTCACGCTCTGGTTTGTGTCATGCCTGCCGACTTGGTATCTTTAATAAGTGATGAAGTTGTGAAGAAGATGAGAGACGTCAGACTAGCAGCCAGTGACATGG GGATTCCACAACTGGCTATTCTCACCAAAGTTGATGAAGCCTGTCCTGAGGTGAAGAACAACATAAAAAATGTCTACGAGAGCATATACCTAAAGGAACAG GTCGACAAATTCAGCTTGATGCTGGGAATTCCACAAAACTGCATATTTCTTGTGAAGAACTACGAATCAGAACTCCAAACAAATGAAGACATTAATGGGCCGATACTGATCGCATTGAGACAGATGATTGTCTATGGAGAAGACTTCATCAACAACCTGTAG
- the LOC115012856 gene encoding interferon-induced protein 44-like isoform X1, with translation MHIYMYISYFTAMGGASFSQPWRSMPWTNEENLNFIKSYKPQNNDVENLRILLHGPVGAGKSSFINSVESVLLGRVTGRVMTDTISGCSFTKKYKAFKIHKDPESFYPFIFNDTMGFEQRNGVNVEDIKLALMGHVTEGYKPIPGVQLKESDQEYNSCPSLDDKVHALVCVMPADLVSLISDEVVKKMRDVRLAASDMGIPQLAILTKVDEACPEVKNNIKNVYESIYLKEQVDKFSLMLGIPQNCIFLVKNYESELQTNEDINGPILIALRQMIVYGEDFINNL, from the exons ATGcacatttacatgtacatttCTTACTTTACAGCTATGGGAGGAG CATCATTTAGTCAGCCATGGAGGTCTATGCCATG gACCAACGAGGAGAatctcaattttattaaatcttaCAAACCTCAAAACAATGATGTCGAAAATCTCAGAATTCTGCTTCATGGACCAGTCGGTGCTGGCAAGTCCAGTTTCATCAACTctgttgaaagtgttttactCGGCAGAGTTACCGGTCGAGTTATGACGGATACAATCTCTGGTTGCAGCTTTACCAAAAAG TACAAAGCTTTTAAAATCCACAAAGACCCCGAGAGCTTTTACCCTTTCATTTTCAATGACACCATGGGCTTTGAGCAAAGGAATGGAGTGAATGTGGAAGACATCAAACTGGCCCTGATGGGACATGTGACAGAAGGTTACAAG ccCATTCCTGGAGTCCAGTTGAAGGAAAGTGATCAAGAATACAACTCATGTCCCTCTCTGGACGACAAGGTTCACGCTCTGGTTTGTGTCATGCCTGCCGACTTGGTATCTTTAATAAGTGATGAAGTTGTGAAGAAGATGAGAGACGTCAGACTAGCAGCCAGTGACATGG GGATTCCACAACTGGCTATTCTCACCAAAGTTGATGAAGCCTGTCCTGAGGTGAAGAACAACATAAAAAATGTCTACGAGAGCATATACCTAAAGGAACAG GTCGACAAATTCAGCTTGATGCTGGGAATTCCACAAAACTGCATATTTCTTGTGAAGAACTACGAATCAGAACTCCAAACAAATGAAGACATTAATGGGCCGATACTGATCGCATTGAGACAGATGATTGTCTATGGAGAAGACTTCATCAACAACCTGTAG